The Rickettsia helvetica genome has a segment encoding these proteins:
- a CDS encoding 7-carboxy-7-deazaguanine synthase QueE, which translates to MFGQNPKRSILNGDGTKLEVQSIFKTIQGEGIFVGCPAIFIRLGGCNLACNFCDTEFEDFELVDIDKILNKVEGLVLNSKNEKSINLVVITGGEPMRQPIELLCWKLLDLDFKVQIETNGTLYRSLPNEVSIICSPKAGKNGYSKIREDLLPKISAVKFIVAKNIMEYSFIPEVGQIAYNIPVFIQPMDQNDQRLNDENNELAVKLVLESGARLSLQTHKFLGIE; encoded by the coding sequence ATGTTCGGACAAAATCCTAAAAGAAGCATATTAAACGGTGATGGTACTAAGTTAGAGGTACAGTCTATTTTTAAGACTATACAAGGGGAGGGCATTTTTGTAGGTTGCCCTGCGATCTTTATTAGGCTTGGGGGATGTAATCTTGCTTGTAATTTTTGTGATACGGAGTTTGAGGATTTTGAGTTAGTAGATATAGATAAGATTTTAAATAAAGTAGAAGGCTTGGTATTAAATTCTAAAAATGAAAAATCAATTAATTTAGTAGTAATAACCGGCGGTGAGCCGATGCGTCAACCTATAGAATTATTATGCTGGAAGTTACTAGACCTGGATTTTAAAGTCCAAATAGAGACTAACGGTACGTTATATCGCTCTTTGCCAAATGAAGTGTCTATAATTTGTTCGCCGAAAGCGGGTAAAAACGGTTATAGTAAAATAAGAGAAGATTTACTGCCTAAAATTAGTGCGGTGAAATTTATCGTTGCTAAAAATATTATGGAATATAGTTTCATACCGGAAGTAGGACAAATAGCTTATAATATACCGGTTTTTATTCAACCTATGGATCAAAACGACCAAAGACTTAATGACGAAAATAATGAGTTAGCAGTAAAATTAGTACTAGAAAGCGGTGCTAGGTTATCTTTACAAACTCACAAATTTTTGGGAATTGAGTAA
- the rpmI gene encoding 50S ribosomal protein L35, which yields MPKLKTKSAVKKRFQLTASGKVIASQARKNHFRRRRTKAQIRNLRGTTILCPQDGYNIKKYFLPYGIN from the coding sequence ATGCCTAAATTAAAGACCAAATCCGCTGTAAAGAAGCGTTTTCAACTTACTGCTAGCGGCAAGGTTATTGCATCTCAAGCACGTAAAAACCACTTTAGACGTCGTCGTACTAAAGCTCAAATTCGTAACCTTAGAGGAACTACAATACTTTGTCCTCAAGACGGATATAATATTAAAAAATATTTTTTACCGTACGGTATAAATTAA
- the rplT gene encoding 50S ribosomal protein L20 yields the protein MTRAKSGKIAKNRHKKILKLAKGYRGRANSCFRVAIEKVEKALQYAYRDRRNRKRDFRGLWIQRINAAVREHGLVYSQFMGALKKAEIDIDRKVLAELAVNNSDGFASIIEKAKAHI from the coding sequence ATGACACGTGCAAAATCAGGAAAAATTGCCAAAAATCGACATAAAAAAATCCTCAAATTAGCCAAAGGCTATAGAGGTAGAGCTAATAGCTGTTTTAGAGTAGCTATTGAAAAAGTAGAAAAAGCCCTCCAGTATGCTTATAGAGATCGTAGAAACCGTAAGCGTGATTTTAGAGGCTTATGGATTCAAAGAATAAATGCAGCAGTAAGAGAACATGGGCTTGTTTACTCTCAATTTATGGGAGCTCTTAAAAAAGCAGAAATTGATATAGATCGTAAAGTACTTGCAGAACTTGCTGTCAATAACAGTGACGGATTCGCAAGTATCATAGAAAAAGCAAAAGCACATATTTAG
- the rpmH gene encoding 50S ribosomal protein L34, whose translation MKRTFQPSNLVRKRRHGFRTRMATPSGRTILRRRRAKGRHKLSA comes from the coding sequence ATGAAACGTACATTTCAACCTAGTAACTTAGTTAGAAAAAGAAGACATGGTTTTAGAACTAGAATGGCTACTCCATCCGGAAGAACAATCTTAAGAAGACGCCGTGCTAAAGGTAGACATAAATTATCTGCTTAA
- the rnpA gene encoding ribonuclease P protein component — MSITSLKNQKEFELINKFGKKFHERYFILVIAKTLPKIFLESKYNVFLGIKVSKKLNKKAMVRNKIKRRIRHLIRIIVSDSSFKAIKFAMIIIPRKGFEEINFSHLNYELSKMILRNI, encoded by the coding sequence TTGTCTATTACCTCTTTAAAAAATCAAAAAGAATTTGAACTTATAAATAAATTTGGAAAGAAGTTCCATGAAAGATATTTTATTTTGGTAATAGCAAAAACACTTCCTAAAATTTTCCTTGAATCAAAATATAACGTCTTTTTAGGGATCAAAGTTAGCAAAAAGCTAAATAAAAAAGCCATGGTTCGCAATAAAATTAAAAGGCGTATACGACATCTAATTAGAATTATTGTTAGTGATTCTAGCTTCAAGGCTATAAAATTCGCAATGATTATTATTCCAAGAAAAGGATTTGAAGAGATAAACTTCTCACACTTGAATTATGAATTAAGTAAAATGATTCTAAGAAATATTTAG
- a CDS encoding ankyrin repeat domain-containing protein, translating to MQKILLKGPDISMKNENPDIKEIKTLADLPSGTGSEYFINAHGSEFFYKPTNLGLWGKIKSYFMPEPSYLSMSIFSDEGTTSMLDITLLNKIQNNTTENQCNIVHIFSCHSGAAQHHLDWIQGNMVLCTYNKASDANIILLAQNNYDARTKNDSSLIEYIRDNFHLLAASDFSISYKLDDQIYSFSLSANKIKNMKSIEELPAFLHKEYEAFVKFYKNIHAEYHESYPEIFNLNIETKPKGLTYADLISVFSRAFTLETYNFNKFSLSKIETMLNQKGLYTNTSMDDAIEQGNSKLLMCLLNYGNTKVNSYNLNKAIEKGDLDILKAVLEHSTTKIESCNLNKAIEKGDLDILKAVLEHSTIKIESCNLNKAIEKGDLDILKAVLEHSTTKIESCNLNKTIEKGDLDILKAVLEHSTAKIEFYNLNKAIEKGDLDILKAVLEHSTTKIESYNLDKAIEKGDLDILKAVLEHSTTKIESYNLDKAIEKGDLDILKAVLEHSTTKIESCNLNKAIEKGDLDILKTVLEHSTAKIEFYNLNTVIKKGNLEILDIVLKHPNIEVNSYNIYTAEEKHNWEVIELVKKYYNSTINTITSEETTIDTTLTVVEEVPVLGEGIEGT from the coding sequence ATGCAAAAAATATTGCTTAAAGGCCCGGATATAAGTATGAAAAATGAAAATCCTGATATCAAGGAAATAAAAACCTTAGCTGACTTACCTTCAGGTACAGGTAGTGAATATTTTATAAATGCACATGGATCAGAGTTTTTCTATAAACCTACTAATTTAGGTTTATGGGGAAAAATTAAATCATATTTTATGCCTGAGCCTTCTTACTTATCAATGAGTATATTTTCTGATGAAGGTACAACTTCTATGTTAGATATTACACTGCTTAATAAAATACAAAATAATACCACTGAAAATCAATGTAATATTGTTCACATATTTTCTTGTCATTCAGGTGCAGCTCAACATCATTTAGATTGGATACAGGGCAATATGGTGTTATGCACTTATAATAAAGCCAGCGATGCAAATATTATACTATTAGCTCAAAATAATTACGATGCTAGAACAAAAAATGACTCTTCACTGATTGAATATATAAGAGATAATTTTCATTTATTAGCAGCGTCAGATTTTAGTATAAGCTATAAATTAGACGATCAAATTTATAGTTTTTCTTTAAGTGCTAATAAAATTAAAAACATGAAAAGCATCGAGGAGTTGCCGGCTTTTCTACATAAAGAATATGAAGCTTTTGTAAAATTTTATAAAAATATTCATGCGGAATATCATGAATCATATCCCGAAATATTTAACTTAAATATAGAAACAAAGCCGAAAGGATTAACATACGCTGACTTAATCAGCGTATTTAGTAGAGCTTTCACCTTAGAAACATATAATTTTAATAAATTTTCTCTAAGCAAGATAGAGACTATGTTAAATCAGAAAGGATTATACACTAATACTAGTATGGATGACGCTATAGAGCAAGGGAATTCTAAGCTATTAATGTGTTTACTTAATTATGGTAATACTAAAGTAAATTCCTATAATCTTAATAAGGCTATAGAGAAAGGTGATTTAGATATTCTAAAAGCTGTACTTGAGCATAGTACTACAAAAATAGAATCATGTAATCTTAATAAGGCTATAGAGAAAGGTGATTTAGATATTCTAAAAGCTGTACTTGAGCATAGTACTATAAAAATAGAATCATGTAATCTTAATAAGGCTATAGAGAAAGGTGATTTAGATATTCTAAAAGCTGTACTTGAGCATAGTACTACAAAAATAGAATCATGTAATCTTAATAAGACTATAGAGAAAGGTGATTTAGATATTCTAAAAGCTGTACTTGAACATAGTACTGCGAAAATAGAGTTCTATAATCTTAATAAGGCTATAGAGAAAGGTGATTTAGATATTCTAAAAGCTGTACTTGAACATAGTACTACAAAAATAGAATCATATAATCTTGATAAGGCTATAGAGAAAGGTGATTTAGATATTCTAAAAGCTGTACTTGAACATAGTACTACAAAAATAGAATCATATAATCTTGATAAGGCTATAGAGAAAGGTGATTTAGATATTCTAAAAGCTGTACTTGAGCATAGTACTACAAAAATAGAATCATGTAATCTTAATAAGGCTATAGAGAAAGGTGATTTAGATATTCTAAAAACTGTACTTGAACATAGTACTGCGAAAATAGAGTTCTATAATCTTAATACAGTTATAAAAAAAGGCAATCTAGAAATTCTAGATATTGTACTTAAGCATCCTAATATAGAGGTAAACAGCTATAATATTTATACGGCAGAAGAGAAGCATAATTGGGAAGTTATTGAATTAGTAAAAAAATATTATAATTCTACTATAAATACTATTACGTCTGAAGAAACTACTATAGATACAACACTTACTGTAGTAGAAGAAGTACCGGTATTAGGAGAGGGGATAGAGGGAACATAA
- a CDS encoding magnesium transporter CorA family protein — translation MITTYLKENNSIVKNEEYIINESTLWIDLFNITDEEKVIVKNTLNIEIPTLKDISQIEISERLYVENEALYLTITELVNKEQELPETHSIVFILYKGCLITVRYIELIPFNDCINKFAKQLNNKHNAENILFILLRNMVTRLSNIVQSISMDIDDYGRLILDNNINDLRIDHTNVLKKIGRKGDLLSKSRECLFSLTMAIQYILKSPQITQNKASKDLLDTLLRDVDSIINFSQFISSEIARTLDAALGMIAMEQNNIIKIFSLVTIFFLPPTLIASIYGMNFTVMPELKSPYGYPIALFLMLLSTIITYKYFKKRKWL, via the coding sequence ATGATAACTACATATTTAAAGGAAAATAATTCTATAGTAAAAAATGAAGAATATATTATTAATGAATCCACATTATGGATTGATTTATTCAATATAACCGATGAAGAAAAAGTAATAGTAAAAAATACATTAAATATAGAAATACCGACTTTAAAGGACATATCGCAAATTGAGATTTCCGAGAGGTTATATGTTGAAAATGAGGCGTTATATCTCACTATTACGGAACTCGTTAATAAAGAGCAAGAATTGCCTGAAACACATTCTATAGTATTTATTTTATATAAAGGTTGTCTTATAACCGTTCGTTACATAGAATTAATACCCTTTAATGACTGTATAAATAAATTTGCTAAGCAGCTTAATAACAAACATAATGCAGAAAATATTTTATTTATATTACTTCGTAATATGGTAACAAGATTATCGAATATTGTACAGTCGATTAGTATGGATATTGATGATTATGGACGTTTAATACTTGATAATAACATTAATGATTTGCGTATAGATCATACCAATGTATTAAAGAAAATAGGTCGAAAAGGTGATTTACTTTCTAAAAGCCGTGAGTGTTTATTTTCTTTAACTATGGCTATTCAATATATTTTAAAATCTCCACAAATAACTCAAAATAAAGCATCTAAGGATCTATTAGATACATTGCTTCGAGATGTAGACTCAATAATTAATTTTTCACAATTTATATCTAGCGAGATTGCAAGAACCCTAGACGCAGCACTTGGTATGATTGCAATGGAACAAAATAATATTATTAAAATTTTCTCATTGGTTACTATATTTTTTCTCCCACCCACTTTAATAGCCAGTATTTACGGCATGAACTTTACCGTAATGCCTGAGCTTAAATCGCCGTATGGTTATCCTATAGCCTTATTCTTAATGCTATTATCTACAATTATTACCTATAAATATTTTAAGAAACGAAAGTGGTTGTAA